A region of Thermovibrio ammonificans HB-1 DNA encodes the following proteins:
- the ribF gene encoding riboflavin biosynthesis protein RibF: MERAQQSKSQKSCCLVGKFSALHRGHRKLIEEAKKRCSDVKLVTVKRGEQLFSGEEREELLKELRVESVELPFEHIKELSPEEFLKLLKEMGCSVLVVGKEWRFGKGRSGTAETAKKLGRKLGIEVVTVEPVKEGESKISTSEIVKLLREGSIEEANRLLGFNYFTVGTVERGKGLGRRLGFPTLNVKVKELPLPYGVYAVNLVIEGRKLPAVANYGVRPTVERDSKPVLEVHVPKAHLPQLYGKRVRVEFLKFLRPEKRFSTVEELKNQIKLDLKKFQTVLEERVGREQEV; this comes from the coding sequence TTGGAACGAGCTCAGCAATCGAAATCGCAAAAGAGCTGCTGTTTAGTAGGTAAGTTCTCGGCACTCCACAGAGGCCACAGGAAGCTCATAGAGGAAGCCAAAAAGCGCTGTTCGGATGTTAAGCTCGTAACGGTAAAAAGGGGTGAGCAGCTCTTCTCCGGGGAGGAGAGGGAAGAGCTGCTTAAAGAGCTCCGGGTTGAAAGCGTAGAGCTCCCCTTCGAGCATATAAAAGAGCTCTCCCCCGAGGAGTTCCTGAAGCTCCTGAAGGAGATGGGATGCTCCGTACTTGTTGTCGGGAAGGAGTGGAGGTTCGGAAAGGGGCGCTCGGGAACCGCAGAAACGGCTAAGAAGCTGGGCAGGAAGCTCGGCATAGAAGTGGTTACCGTAGAGCCCGTTAAGGAGGGGGAGTCGAAGATAAGCACGAGCGAAATAGTGAAGCTCCTCAGAGAGGGGAGCATAGAGGAAGCCAACAGGCTTTTAGGCTTCAACTACTTCACGGTAGGCACCGTAGAGAGAGGAAAGGGACTCGGCAGAAGGCTGGGCTTTCCCACCCTAAACGTTAAGGTAAAGGAGCTTCCGCTCCCTTACGGCGTTTACGCTGTGAACCTGGTAATTGAAGGGAGAAAACTGCCGGCGGTTGCCAACTACGGAGTAAGGCCAACTGTAGAGAGAGACTCAAAGCCCGTCCTTGAAGTTCACGTTCCCAAAGCACACCTTCCCCAGCTGTACGGGAAGAGGGTCAGAGTTGAGTTCCTGAAGTTCCTGCGGCCGGAAAAGCGCTTTTCTACCGTTGAAGAGCTGAAAAACCAGATTAAATTAGACTTAAAAAAATTTCAAACAGTTTTGGAGGAGAGAGTTGGAAGAGAACAGGAAGTTTAG
- the gyrB gene encoding DNA topoisomerase (ATP-hydrolyzing) subunit B, whose product MAQKQDNYDASAIKVLEGLEAVRKRPGMYIGDTGVYGLHHLVFEVVDNSVDEALAGYCTEIEVTIHPDNSITVADNGRGIPVDIHPEYGKPAAEIVLTVLHAGGKFEKKAYKYSGGLHGVGVSVVNALSEWLKLEIHRDGKVYKQVYERGKPVTQFTCVGTSNKRGTIITFKPDPEIFEVTEFSWDILANRLRELAFLNKGLKITLTDERVDPPKREVFYYEGGIVEFVKKINEKKDPLFPEPIYITGEKDDILVEVALQYNSTYTEQIFSFVNNINTREGGTHVSGFRSALTRAITKFIEEHNLLPKNSKISITGDDTREGLVAVISVKVPNPQFEGQTKAKLGNSEVRPVVASVVYEKLWNYLTERPDIGRKIAEKVITAARAREAAKRARELTRRKSALEEFSLPGKLADCSERDPQKTELFLVEGDSAGGSAKQGRDRRFQAILPLKGKIINVEKARIEKVLSNDEIKTIITALGTGVGKNFDISKLRYNKIIIMTDADVDGAHIRTLLLTFFFRQFPEIVERGHLYIAQPPLYRLKKGKKEMYIKSDKELESVILEFALDSVKLLDPQGNPLKEEDAKEVVKKLAKLQELIAILSKRRDPQIINLLIRAQADYRELYTREGVEGLIERLRKLLPPELKGIEFKPVESPDECAFKIIATVPLDKYLKKEVTIDENLLISDLYRQARKLKGEIRAKLGEPPYKAQKKGKELTFKTLEELYTFLIDSGREGIYIQRYKGLGEMNPEQLWETTMNPENRTLLKVTVEDAVSADEVFTVLMGDKVEPRREFIQKFAKEVRNLDV is encoded by the coding sequence ATGGCCCAAAAACAGGACAACTACGACGCCTCTGCGATAAAAGTCCTCGAAGGGTTAGAGGCCGTCCGTAAAAGGCCGGGAATGTACATCGGCGATACCGGCGTTTACGGCCTCCACCACCTCGTATTCGAAGTGGTCGACAACTCGGTAGACGAAGCCCTTGCAGGCTACTGTACCGAAATAGAGGTAACCATCCACCCGGACAACTCCATAACCGTTGCCGACAACGGAAGGGGCATTCCGGTCGACATCCACCCCGAATACGGCAAACCGGCAGCAGAGATAGTCCTAACGGTCCTCCACGCCGGCGGGAAATTTGAAAAGAAAGCCTACAAGTACTCCGGAGGCCTCCACGGCGTAGGCGTTTCAGTAGTTAACGCCCTATCGGAGTGGCTCAAGCTGGAAATCCACCGAGACGGAAAAGTCTACAAACAGGTTTACGAAAGGGGTAAACCCGTCACCCAGTTTACCTGCGTCGGAACGAGCAACAAGCGGGGCACCATAATCACCTTCAAGCCCGACCCCGAAATATTCGAAGTGACCGAGTTCAGCTGGGACATACTGGCAAACAGGCTGAGAGAGCTTGCCTTCCTCAACAAAGGGCTCAAAATCACCCTTACAGACGAAAGAGTTGACCCACCCAAAAGGGAGGTTTTCTACTACGAAGGGGGAATCGTTGAGTTCGTTAAGAAGATAAACGAGAAAAAAGACCCCCTCTTCCCCGAGCCCATATACATCACCGGAGAGAAAGACGATATACTGGTAGAAGTGGCCCTCCAGTACAACTCCACCTACACAGAACAGATATTCAGCTTCGTCAACAACATAAACACCAGAGAAGGAGGCACCCACGTTTCCGGTTTCAGAAGTGCCCTCACAAGGGCCATAACCAAGTTTATAGAGGAGCACAACCTACTCCCGAAAAACTCGAAAATATCCATCACCGGAGACGATACCAGAGAGGGCCTCGTTGCAGTTATCTCCGTTAAAGTTCCCAATCCCCAGTTTGAGGGCCAAACAAAGGCAAAACTGGGTAACTCAGAGGTAAGGCCCGTTGTGGCCTCCGTAGTTTACGAAAAGCTCTGGAACTACCTTACAGAAAGGCCCGACATCGGCAGAAAAATCGCCGAGAAGGTAATAACGGCAGCAAGGGCAAGGGAAGCGGCCAAAAGGGCCAGAGAGCTTACAAGGAGAAAAAGCGCCCTTGAAGAGTTCTCCCTTCCCGGAAAACTCGCAGACTGCTCCGAGAGGGACCCTCAGAAAACCGAACTCTTCTTGGTAGAGGGAGACTCCGCCGGAGGAAGTGCAAAACAGGGAAGAGACAGGAGATTCCAGGCGATACTCCCCCTTAAAGGAAAGATTATCAACGTTGAGAAGGCCCGTATAGAGAAGGTCCTCTCCAACGACGAGATAAAAACGATTATAACCGCCTTGGGAACCGGAGTAGGGAAAAACTTCGATATATCCAAGCTCCGGTACAACAAAATAATCATAATGACAGACGCCGACGTAGACGGAGCGCACATAAGAACGCTTCTGCTAACCTTCTTCTTCCGCCAGTTCCCGGAAATAGTAGAAAGGGGCCACCTCTACATAGCTCAGCCTCCGCTTTACAGGCTGAAAAAGGGCAAAAAAGAGATGTACATCAAGAGCGACAAAGAGCTCGAGAGCGTAATCCTCGAATTTGCCCTCGATAGCGTGAAGCTCCTCGACCCGCAAGGAAATCCGTTAAAAGAAGAGGATGCAAAGGAAGTGGTCAAAAAGCTTGCAAAGCTTCAAGAGCTCATAGCCATACTCTCCAAACGGAGAGACCCGCAGATAATCAACCTCCTAATAAGAGCACAGGCCGACTACAGAGAGCTATATACCCGGGAAGGAGTAGAAGGGCTTATAGAGAGGTTGCGGAAACTTCTTCCTCCCGAGCTAAAAGGCATTGAGTTCAAACCTGTAGAGTCCCCAGACGAATGTGCATTCAAAATCATTGCAACAGTTCCGTTAGACAAATACCTCAAAAAAGAAGTAACAATAGACGAAAACCTCCTCATATCCGACCTCTACAGGCAGGCCAGAAAACTCAAAGGCGAAATAAGAGCCAAGCTCGGAGAGCCCCCTTACAAAGCCCAGAAGAAGGGAAAAGAACTAACGTTTAAAACCCTTGAAGAGCTCTACACCTTCCTCATAGACTCCGGCCGCGAAGGCATCTACATTCAAAGATACAAAGGACTCGGCGAGATGAACCCGGAACAACTCTGGGAAACAACAATGAACCCGGAAAACAGAACACTCCTCAAAGTTACAGTAGAAGATGCCGTCAGCGCAGACGAAGTGTTCACGGTTCTAATGGGCGACAAAGTCGAACCGAGAAGAGAATTTATCCAAAAATTCGCAAAAGAAGTAAGAAACCTCGACGTATAA
- the era gene encoding GTPase Era produces the protein MEENRKFRSGYVAILGRPNVGKSTLLNSLLGTKVAIVTDKPQTTRHRIVGVKHLKDAQIVFLDTPGIHKEKFELNRYMNEIAFSVVPDADIILFLIDARQGLTEADRKILQKIGEEKRKDTKVIVVINKIDGVNKEELLPLIEEIHKEFPFVDEIIPISASRGTNLDRLLELLLKYLPEGPKYYEEHMVTDQPLEQFIAEIIREKIMLLTREEVPHATTVQVVNIQPGDKNPNMLVIDADIIVEKDSQKAIIIGKGGQRLKKIGQLAREELEQLLGKRVYLRLWVKVKEDWRSRPEQLRGLGYSL, from the coding sequence TTGGAAGAGAACAGGAAGTTTAGGTCCGGTTACGTTGCCATACTTGGCAGGCCCAACGTGGGTAAGTCTACCCTACTCAACAGCCTGCTCGGAACGAAGGTGGCCATAGTTACCGACAAGCCGCAAACAACCAGACACAGGATAGTCGGAGTTAAACACCTCAAAGACGCCCAGATAGTTTTCCTGGACACTCCCGGAATCCACAAGGAGAAGTTCGAGCTCAACCGCTACATGAACGAAATAGCCTTCAGCGTTGTTCCCGACGCCGACATCATCCTGTTCCTCATAGACGCCCGTCAGGGGCTTACCGAGGCCGATAGGAAGATTCTCCAGAAAATCGGGGAAGAGAAGCGCAAAGACACTAAAGTAATCGTGGTAATCAACAAGATAGACGGGGTAAACAAGGAAGAGCTCCTTCCTCTCATAGAGGAGATTCACAAGGAGTTCCCCTTTGTAGACGAGATAATACCCATATCGGCCTCCAGGGGAACAAACCTGGACAGGCTCTTAGAGCTGCTTTTAAAGTACCTGCCGGAAGGCCCCAAGTACTACGAAGAGCACATGGTAACCGACCAACCGCTGGAGCAGTTCATAGCCGAGATAATCCGGGAGAAGATAATGCTCCTTACGAGGGAGGAGGTTCCCCACGCAACAACCGTTCAGGTTGTAAACATCCAGCCCGGAGACAAAAACCCCAACATGCTGGTTATAGACGCAGACATCATAGTGGAGAAGGACTCCCAAAAGGCAATCATCATAGGTAAGGGCGGGCAGAGGCTTAAAAAGATAGGGCAGCTTGCCCGGGAGGAGCTGGAGCAGCTCCTCGGTAAGAGGGTTTACCTGAGGCTCTGGGTAAAGGTAAAGGAGGACTGGAGAAGCAGGCCCGAGCAGCTCAGGGGTCTGGGATACTCCCTTTAA
- the kdsA gene encoding 3-deoxy-8-phosphooctulonate synthase, with protein MIVIAGPCVIEDKGTVFEVARAVKELQSLYPEHTFIFKASFDKANRSSLDSFRGPGLERGLEVLKEVKEELGLPVTTDIHEPWQAEKVAEVADVIQIPAFLCRQTDLLVAAAGTGKTVNIKKGQFMAPWDMENAVEKVRRSGGREVWVTERGTTFGYNNLVVDFRSIPVMEEFADKVVFDATHSVQRPGGLGRASGGDRRFVPYLARAAVAVGADGLFFETHPNPDKALSDGPNMVPLNGFRELIGKLIKLKSCVGELFDGEGEDIQNR; from the coding sequence ATGATAGTAATAGCAGGACCGTGCGTTATTGAGGATAAAGGAACGGTTTTTGAGGTGGCACGGGCGGTTAAGGAGCTTCAGTCCCTCTACCCCGAACACACCTTCATCTTCAAGGCCTCCTTCGATAAGGCCAACAGGAGCTCCCTCGACTCCTTCAGGGGGCCCGGCCTTGAAAGGGGGCTTGAGGTGCTGAAAGAGGTTAAAGAGGAGCTCGGCCTGCCCGTTACAACCGACATTCACGAGCCGTGGCAGGCGGAAAAGGTTGCCGAAGTTGCCGACGTTATCCAGATACCGGCCTTCCTCTGCCGTCAGACCGACCTCTTGGTGGCGGCGGCCGGAACCGGAAAAACGGTGAACATAAAGAAGGGGCAGTTTATGGCCCCGTGGGATATGGAGAACGCCGTAGAAAAGGTGAGAAGGAGCGGCGGCAGGGAGGTTTGGGTAACCGAGCGAGGAACCACTTTTGGCTACAACAACCTCGTTGTAGACTTCCGCTCCATTCCGGTAATGGAGGAGTTTGCCGATAAAGTCGTCTTCGACGCCACCCACTCGGTTCAGAGGCCCGGGGGCCTCGGCAGGGCAAGCGGGGGCGACCGCCGTTTCGTTCCCTACTTGGCGAGGGCTGCCGTAGCCGTTGGAGCAGACGGGCTCTTCTTCGAGACCCACCCGAACCCCGACAAAGCCCTCTCCGACGGCCCCAACATGGTGCCCCTTAACGGCTTCAGGGAGCTGATTGGTAAACTAATAAAGCTCAAATCCTGCGTGGGGGAGCTCTTTGACGGAGAAGGAGAGGATATCCAGAATCGTTGA
- a CDS encoding nicotinate phosphoribosyltransferase, translated as MMNLSPLVTDLYQLTMMCAYLNSGKTGEAAFELFVRELPKNRNFLVFLGREEILKVVESLRFTPDDIDYLNSLKLFPDWFLDYLKEFEFTGTVYAFKDGELFFPYEPVVRVEAPIHQAQLLETLLMNQLHPLVLIASKAARVVAVSRGKTVVDFSLRRTHGTDAGLKVAKASYAVGFAGTSNVLAGKLYSVPVVGTVAHSFIMAFRSEKEAFRAYLETFPSHSVLIVDTYDPVRGIKRAIEVAKELGVELKGVRIDSGDLVELSKLAREILDREGFRSAKIILSGGLDEYKIDQVLSAGAPVDAFGVGTKVGTSSDAPYVDFVYKLVEVEGRPIMKTSTGKKMYPGRKQVYRDYSTWKDRLTLVTESSPGEPLLEKIVINGSPVISPLSLSRIRERFIELFSRVPAPLKNIYTQVNWLPEVSEGVLKLYKQLEEELLGG; from the coding sequence ATGATGAACCTATCTCCCCTTGTGACCGACCTCTATCAGCTTACCATGATGTGCGCCTACCTTAACTCCGGGAAAACCGGAGAGGCCGCCTTTGAGCTCTTCGTCCGGGAGCTTCCCAAGAACAGGAACTTCCTCGTTTTCCTGGGCAGAGAGGAAATCCTAAAAGTTGTTGAGTCTTTAAGGTTCACCCCCGACGATATAGACTACCTAAACTCCCTGAAGCTCTTCCCCGACTGGTTTCTCGACTACTTGAAAGAGTTTGAATTCACCGGAACGGTTTACGCCTTTAAAGACGGCGAGCTCTTCTTCCCCTACGAACCTGTGGTGAGGGTTGAAGCTCCCATACACCAGGCCCAACTGCTTGAAACTCTCCTAATGAACCAGCTCCACCCCCTCGTCCTGATAGCCTCTAAAGCCGCAAGGGTGGTTGCGGTTTCTCGGGGTAAAACCGTAGTAGACTTCTCTCTCCGTAGAACCCACGGCACCGATGCCGGTTTGAAAGTGGCGAAGGCAAGCTACGCCGTGGGATTTGCCGGAACCTCTAACGTTTTGGCTGGGAAGCTCTACTCCGTTCCAGTTGTAGGAACGGTGGCCCACTCATTCATAATGGCCTTTCGCTCAGAAAAAGAGGCCTTCAGGGCCTACCTTGAGACCTTTCCCAGCCACTCCGTCTTGATAGTTGATACCTACGACCCTGTAAGGGGTATAAAGAGGGCCATTGAGGTCGCAAAAGAGCTCGGAGTTGAACTTAAAGGTGTCCGAATAGACAGCGGCGACCTTGTTGAACTGTCGAAGCTTGCCAGGGAAATCCTCGACAGAGAAGGCTTTCGCTCGGCCAAAATAATCCTCAGCGGAGGGCTCGACGAGTACAAAATAGACCAAGTACTCTCGGCCGGTGCTCCCGTAGATGCCTTCGGCGTTGGGACGAAAGTGGGAACTTCCTCCGACGCACCTTACGTAGATTTCGTCTATAAACTTGTAGAAGTTGAAGGAAGACCGATAATGAAAACCAGCACCGGCAAAAAGATGTATCCCGGGAGAAAGCAAGTTTACAGAGACTACTCAACCTGGAAAGACAGACTTACCCTTGTGACCGAAAGCTCACCCGGGGAGCCGCTCCTTGAGAAGATAGTTATTAACGGTTCTCCGGTTATCTCTCCTCTCTCCCTCTCCCGAATCAGGGAGCGCTTTATAGAGCTCTTCTCTCGGGTTCCTGCACCTTTGAAGAACATCTATACCCAGGTGAACTGGCTTCCCGAAGTATCTGAAGGGGTTTTGAAGCTCTACAAACAGCTTGAAGAAGAACTCCTTGGAGGATAG
- a CDS encoding pseudouridine synthase has translation MRLDKLLAEGGFGTRSQVKRLIKKGHVEVNGEVVKDPSFQVDPLKDEVTVDGEPVYYEEEYYLVLNKPAGYVTSTKDRQMTVMELVADIPRFDKLFPVGRLDKDAEGLLLMTTDGELAHRLTHPKWKVPKTYVVKVEGRLTEEAVEPLRRGIELKDFKAKPAEVRILRSSEEESEAEITITEGKFHQVKRMFAAIGHPVKELKRVAFGPLKLGELPTGEYRHLTEEELRALRKAVKLE, from the coding sequence GTGAGGCTGGATAAGCTACTTGCAGAGGGCGGATTCGGCACACGCTCTCAGGTAAAAAGGCTCATAAAGAAGGGACACGTTGAGGTGAACGGGGAGGTGGTGAAGGACCCCTCGTTCCAGGTAGACCCCTTAAAGGACGAAGTCACGGTAGACGGAGAGCCCGTCTACTACGAAGAGGAGTACTACCTGGTACTCAACAAGCCGGCGGGTTACGTAACCTCTACGAAAGACCGGCAGATGACCGTTATGGAGCTGGTTGCAGATATCCCGAGGTTCGATAAGCTCTTTCCCGTAGGCAGGCTGGACAAAGACGCCGAGGGGCTGCTGCTGATGACAACAGACGGCGAGCTGGCCCACCGGCTCACCCACCCCAAGTGGAAGGTTCCCAAAACCTACGTTGTAAAGGTGGAGGGCAGGTTAACCGAAGAAGCGGTTGAGCCGCTGAGGAGGGGAATAGAGCTTAAGGACTTTAAGGCAAAACCCGCCGAGGTAAGGATTTTGAGAAGCTCTGAAGAGGAGTCGGAAGCGGAGATAACCATAACCGAAGGGAAGTTCCACCAGGTAAAGAGGATGTTCGCCGCAATAGGACACCCGGTAAAGGAGCTCAAAAGGGTGGCCTTCGGCCCTTTGAAGCTCGGGGAGCTACCTACGGGAGAGTACAGACACCTTACCGAGGAGGAGCTTCGGGCCCTCAGAAAGGCCGTTAAGCTGGAGTGA
- the deoC gene encoding deoxyribose-phosphate aldolase, with amino-acid sequence MKSNKKELLSKIDYAILKATTTAEEVLKGADATREYGFATLCVFPKFIKVARTLLPQEKVCTVVGFPLSPSPLEVKLAELYRCCEDGAGEIDVVVDLGAVKSGDWESVERELKELREAAPDRVLKLIIECCYLSDEEKRTVCMLAAENGWDFVKTSTGYGTYGATPCDVELLSECTGGLLKVKAAGGIKSLEQVEKFLKAGADRIGTSSAIEIAKELLFSR; translated from the coding sequence ATGAAAAGCAACAAAAAAGAGCTTCTATCTAAAATAGACTACGCAATTCTAAAGGCCACAACCACGGCGGAGGAGGTTCTCAAAGGGGCCGACGCAACAAGGGAGTACGGCTTTGCCACCCTGTGCGTTTTCCCGAAGTTCATAAAAGTTGCAAGAACGCTACTGCCCCAGGAGAAGGTGTGCACCGTTGTCGGGTTTCCCCTCTCCCCCTCGCCGCTGGAGGTTAAGCTGGCCGAGCTCTACAGGTGTTGCGAAGACGGGGCAGGGGAGATAGACGTTGTAGTAGACCTGGGAGCCGTTAAGTCGGGCGACTGGGAAAGCGTAGAGCGGGAGCTTAAGGAGCTCCGGGAGGCCGCCCCCGATAGGGTGTTGAAGCTGATAATAGAGTGCTGTTACCTGTCGGACGAAGAGAAGAGAACGGTGTGTATGCTGGCGGCCGAAAACGGCTGGGACTTTGTAAAAACCTCTACCGGCTACGGCACCTACGGAGCAACACCCTGCGATGTTGAGCTGCTGAGCGAGTGCACGGGAGGCCTGTTGAAGGTTAAGGCGGCAGGTGGTATAAAGAGCCTTGAACAGGTTGAGAAGTTCTTAAAGGCTGGAGCCGACAGGATTGGAACGAGCTCAGCAATCGAAATCGCAAAAGAGCTGCTGTTTAGTAGGTAA
- a CDS encoding pseudouridine synthase: protein MRLNKFLAYAGFGARRKVEELIKQGRVEVNGQVVDSPAVEVDPKKDVVKVDGERVRLPNKFVYIAFNKPQGVLTAMERAPGDKRPIVADYFRNYPVRLFPVGRLDYNTEGLLIMTNDGELADRLAHPRYHVPKTYIAKVKGRVKPAEIERMKKGALLVDDKGKKFFIKPLDVKLLHPSKTGRNTYVQITIDQGKNRVVRRFFDRFDHGVLKLKRVAIGPVKLGDLPKGYYRELTPEEVKRLKKAAGLEEEG, encoded by the coding sequence ATGAGATTAAACAAATTCCTTGCCTATGCCGGCTTTGGCGCCAGAAGGAAGGTTGAAGAGCTAATAAAGCAGGGCCGCGTAGAGGTTAACGGCCAAGTTGTAGATTCCCCCGCCGTTGAGGTAGACCCCAAAAAGGACGTTGTTAAAGTAGACGGCGAAAGGGTTCGACTGCCCAATAAGTTCGTTTACATAGCCTTTAACAAGCCTCAGGGCGTTCTCACCGCAATGGAAAGGGCTCCCGGCGACAAAAGGCCCATAGTTGCCGACTACTTCCGGAACTACCCGGTTCGCCTCTTCCCGGTGGGCAGGCTCGACTACAACACCGAAGGTCTGCTCATAATGACCAACGACGGGGAGCTTGCCGACAGGCTCGCCCATCCCCGCTACCACGTTCCCAAAACCTACATAGCCAAGGTGAAGGGAAGGGTTAAGCCTGCCGAGATTGAGCGTATGAAAAAGGGAGCCCTGCTGGTTGACGACAAGGGGAAGAAGTTCTTCATAAAGCCCCTTGATGTGAAGCTCTTGCACCCGAGTAAAACGGGCCGTAACACCTACGTTCAGATAACCATAGACCAGGGCAAGAACAGGGTGGTCAGGCGATTCTTCGACCGGTTCGACCACGGAGTTTTAAAACTCAAAAGGGTGGCAATAGGCCCCGTGAAGCTGGGAGACCTTCCCAAGGGTTACTACCGGGAGCTTACACCCGAAGAGGTGAAACGGCTTAAGAAGGCGGCAGGCCTCGAGGAGGAGGGATAA
- the cmk gene encoding (d)CMP kinase → MPEPTIITIDGPAGAGKSTLAKEIAKKFGYLHLDSGALYRTIGYACVQRGVDLSDEKKVLNVARSISVELQNGKVLLNGEDVTRQIRTPEAGKWASQVAQYPEVREVVVQILRKLARGKKVVVDGRDAGSYIFPEAQLKIYLTASSQERAKRRLEELKRKGFNLSYEEVLKEIVERDRKDENRPFAPLKVPEGAVIIDSTGKTLEEVLQEVEKLIKNDP, encoded by the coding sequence ATGCCCGAGCCCACAATTATCACAATAGACGGTCCTGCCGGAGCGGGAAAGAGCACCCTTGCAAAAGAGATAGCGAAAAAATTCGGCTACCTTCACCTGGATTCGGGGGCCCTCTACAGAACAATCGGTTACGCCTGCGTGCAGAGGGGAGTAGACCTCTCAGACGAAAAAAAAGTCCTTAACGTCGCCCGTTCAATCTCCGTAGAGCTGCAGAACGGAAAAGTTCTCCTAAACGGAGAGGATGTAACCCGACAGATAAGAACTCCTGAAGCCGGTAAGTGGGCCTCACAAGTGGCTCAATATCCCGAAGTAAGAGAAGTTGTCGTCCAGATACTCAGGAAACTGGCCCGTGGAAAAAAAGTAGTAGTAGACGGCAGGGATGCCGGAAGCTACATATTCCCCGAAGCCCAGCTGAAAATCTACCTAACGGCCTCCTCTCAAGAGCGCGCAAAGAGGAGACTTGAAGAGCTTAAAAGGAAAGGATTTAACCTCTCCTACGAAGAAGTACTTAAGGAAATAGTAGAGCGAGACCGTAAAGATGAGAACCGTCCCTTTGCTCCTCTTAAAGTCCCCGAAGGGGCAGTAATCATAGACTCTACGGGAAAAACCCTTGAAGAGGTATTACAAGAAGTAGAAAAACTGATAAAAAACGACCCCTAA
- a CDS encoding endonuclease III domain-containing protein: protein MTEKERISRIVEILREAKKEWAVPVVTLMGQMGTDPFKILVATVLSLRTKDEVTAEAARRLFQVADTPEKLLKLSEEEIASLIYPVGFYNRKAKNLKEIARILVEHYGGQVPSDLEELLKLPGVGRKTANLVVTQGFKKPGICVDTHVHRIMNRLGFVKTKTPEETEFALREKLPKEFWIEINDLLVALGQHICRPISPKCSQCPIEHLCKKVGVKRSR from the coding sequence TTGACGGAGAAGGAGAGGATATCCAGAATCGTTGAGATACTGAGGGAGGCCAAGAAAGAGTGGGCGGTTCCCGTTGTGACCCTTATGGGGCAGATGGGAACCGACCCGTTTAAAATACTCGTTGCAACCGTTTTGAGCCTCAGAACCAAAGACGAGGTTACGGCGGAGGCGGCCCGAAGGCTTTTTCAGGTTGCGGATACTCCCGAGAAGCTCCTGAAGCTCTCTGAAGAAGAGATTGCCTCCCTGATTTACCCGGTCGGCTTTTACAACCGAAAGGCTAAGAACCTTAAAGAGATTGCGAGGATACTTGTTGAGCACTACGGCGGGCAGGTGCCCTCCGACTTGGAAGAGCTCCTCAAACTTCCCGGAGTCGGCAGGAAAACGGCCAACTTAGTTGTTACTCAAGGCTTTAAAAAGCCCGGCATCTGCGTTGATACCCACGTTCACCGGATAATGAACCGGTTGGGTTTTGTAAAGACCAAAACGCCCGAGGAGACTGAGTTTGCCCTCAGGGAGAAGCTCCCGAAGGAGTTCTGGATAGAGATAAACGACCTCTTGGTAGCTCTCGGTCAGCACATCTGCCGGCCTATATCACCTAAGTGCTCTCAGTGCCCGATAGAGCACCTGTGTAAAAAAGTGGGCGTTAAAAGGAGCAGATGA